In Equus caballus isolate H_3958 breed thoroughbred chromosome 7, TB-T2T, whole genome shotgun sequence, one DNA window encodes the following:
- the OR7D4J gene encoding olfactory receptor family 7 subfamily D member 4J codes for MEAGNHTQLSEFILLGLSEDPELQPLLFGVFLFMYLLTVLGNLFIILAITSDSHLHTPMYFFLSNLSFVDICFISTIVPKMLVNIQAQSRVISYKGCLTQVYFFMLFSVMDDFLLTVMAYDRFVAICHPLHYMVIMNPRLCGLLVLMCWFTIFWVSLLHILLMRQLTFCIGTEIPHFFCEFAQVLQLACSDTLINNIIMYVATALIGVFPLTGILFSYTKIVSSLMRISSAGGKYKAFSTCGSHLSTVFLFYGTSLGVYLSSAVTHSSHRSSIASVMYTVVTPMLNPFIYSLRNKDVKGALGRLLSRASSSL; via the coding sequence ATGGAAGCAGGAAACCACACACAACTATCAGAATTCATCCTCTTGGGTCTCTCAGAGGATCCTGAACTGCAGCCTCTCCTCTTTGGAGTGTTCCTGTTCATGTACCTGCTCACCGTTCTTGGGAACCTGTTCATCATCCTGGCCATCAcctctgactcccacctccacacccccatgtatttcttcctctccaacctgtcCTTTGTGGACATCTGCTTCATCTCCACCATTGTCCCGAAGATGCTAGTGAACATCCAGGCGCAGAGCAGAGTCATTTCCTACAAAGGATGTCTCACACAAGtatatttttttatgcttttttctgtAATGGACGATTTCCTTCTgactgtgatggcctatgaccggtttgtggccatctgccacccccTGCACTACATGGTCATCATGAACCCCCGCCTCTGTGGCCTCCTGGTTCTGATGTGCTGGTTCACCATTTTCTGGGTCTCCCTGCTTCATATTTTACTGATGAGACAGCTGACCTTCTGTATAGGCACTGAAATTCcacatttcttctgtgaatttgcTCAGGTTCTCCAATTAGCCTGCTCTGACACCCTCATCAATAACATCATCATGTATGTGGCCACTGCTCTGATCGGTGTGTTTCCTCTCACTGGGATCCTTTTTTCTTACACCAAAATTGTCTCCTCCTTAATGAGGATATCATCTGCAGGgggaaaatataaagcattttccacctgtgggTCTCATCTCTCTACGGTCTTCTTGTTCTATGGGACAAGCTTGGGGGTCTACCTCAGTTCTGCCGTGACCCATTCTTCCCACAGAAGCTCGATCGCCTCAGTGATGTACACCGTGGTcacccccatgctgaaccccttcatctacagcctgaggaacaaggaTGTGAAGGGGGCCCTGGGAAGGCTCCTGAGTCGAGCATCCTCTTCTCTGTGA